One Deltaproteobacteria bacterium DNA window includes the following coding sequences:
- a CDS encoding cysteine--tRNA ligase, producing the protein MALKILNTLSGEKEIFTPLTPGKVRMYVCGVTVYDSAHMGHCRFLLTFDVICRYLKYSGYDVTYARNFTDVDDKIIKRANQEGVSCTAITDRYIAEFNRDGAMLGLLPPTVEPRATQHIGEIIAIIQQLEAKGLAYNIDGDVFYAVAGFASYGKLSGKKIDELEAGARVEVDVRKRSPLDFALWKSSKPGEPTWDSPWGSGRPGWHIECSAMSTKYLGQPFDIHGGGRDLIFPHHENEIAQSEGASGERLARYWIHNGFLNINQEKMSKSLGNFFTIHEILENFDAAALRHYFLSSHYRSPMDFSQDGLEEAGSATDRIYDTIERAGRAVKTSAPPEASIIEAFRQEMDDDFNTPRALALIFDEVRTLNRLLDENKSRGLEPRLAALRAICDGLGLLQDGYFERKKERWLRKATVSREQIEMRIAERELARKAKNWAEADSIRNQLAASGVIIEDTPGGAVWKVK; encoded by the coding sequence ATGGCGCTAAAAATTCTCAATACTTTGAGCGGCGAAAAAGAAATCTTTACGCCGCTCACTCCGGGCAAAGTGCGCATGTATGTGTGCGGCGTGACGGTTTACGATTCCGCCCACATGGGTCATTGCCGCTTTTTGCTCACCTTCGACGTAATCTGCCGCTATTTAAAATATTCCGGTTACGATGTCACCTACGCGCGCAACTTTACCGATGTCGATGACAAGATCATCAAGCGCGCCAACCAAGAAGGCGTGAGCTGCACGGCGATCACCGATCGCTACATTGCCGAGTTCAACCGCGACGGCGCGATGTTGGGTTTATTGCCGCCTACCGTCGAGCCGCGCGCGACCCAACATATCGGCGAGATCATCGCGATCATTCAACAGTTAGAAGCCAAGGGGCTGGCGTACAATATCGATGGCGATGTTTTTTACGCCGTCGCGGGGTTCGCTTCTTACGGCAAACTGTCGGGCAAAAAAATCGACGAGCTGGAAGCCGGTGCGCGGGTGGAAGTCGATGTGCGCAAACGTTCGCCGCTCGATTTCGCTTTGTGGAAATCGAGTAAGCCCGGGGAGCCGACATGGGACAGTCCTTGGGGTTCGGGCCGGCCCGGCTGGCATATCGAGTGCTCGGCCATGAGCACGAAATATTTGGGCCAGCCCTTCGATATTCACGGCGGCGGGCGCGATCTGATTTTTCCGCACCATGAAAACGAGATCGCCCAGTCCGAAGGCGCCAGCGGCGAAAGGTTGGCGCGCTATTGGATTCACAACGGCTTTCTCAATATCAATCAAGAAAAGATGTCCAAGTCGCTGGGGAATTTTTTCACCATCCACGAGATCCTGGAAAATTTCGACGCCGCGGCCTTGCGCCATTATTTTTTATCGAGCCATTATCGCAGCCCGATGGATTTTTCCCAAGACGGACTCGAAGAAGCGGGCAGTGCGACGGATCGAATTTACGACACCATCGAGCGTGCCGGCCGGGCGGTAAAAACTAGCGCGCCGCCGGAAGCGTCGATCATCGAGGCGTTTCGCCAAGAAATGGACGATGACTTCAACACGCCGCGGGCGCTGGCGTTGATCTTTGACGAAGTGCGCACGCTCAATCGTTTACTCGACGAGAATAAGAGCCGCGGCCTGGAGCCACGCCTGGCGGCGCTGCGTGCCATATGCGACGGCCTCGGTCTGTTGCAAGATGGCTACTTCGAGCGCAAGAAGGAACGCTGGCTTAGAAAAGCAACGGTGAGCCGGGAGCAGATCGAAATGCGCATCGCCGAACGGGAGCTGGCGCGCAAAGCGAAAAATTGGGCCGAGGCCGATTCCATTCGCAACCAACTGGCGGCGAGCGGCGTCATCATTGAAGACACGCCGGGAGGAGCCGTATGGAAAGTAAAATGA